A genomic stretch from Porphyromonadaceae bacterium W3.11 includes:
- a CDS encoding DUF2284 domain-containing protein — protein sequence METLQIEKNSCQISLGEYRREYQDVEKFQGYCAKCRNFGQQWVCPPFDFDLNAILDQYSMVDIFGYKMLLPERLLDKKFSMEEQREIGDMYMTQVRAIIDPELWDLEQQYPGSRAFYAGSCHLCDPYKCTRVAEKPAPCRHPLKARNSLENFGFDLKRTAEELLDTPMLWGRDGMLPPYYFFIAALMY from the coding sequence ATGGAAACACTGCAGATAGAGAAAAATTCGTGTCAGATCTCTCTTGGGGAGTATCGACGAGAATATCAAGACGTAGAAAAGTTTCAAGGCTATTGTGCTAAGTGCAGGAACTTTGGTCAGCAATGGGTCTGTCCTCCTTTTGATTTTGACCTAAATGCTATTCTTGATCAATATAGTATGGTTGACATCTTTGGGTATAAGATGCTTTTACCAGAGCGATTGCTAGATAAGAAATTCTCCATGGAGGAGCAACGTGAAATTGGGGATATGTATATGACCCAAGTGAGGGCTATTATTGATCCTGAGTTGTGGGACTTAGAGCAGCAGTATCCTGGTAGTAGAGCCTTTTATGCTGGGAGTTGTCATCTGTGTGACCCATATAAGTGTACTAGAGTGGCGGAAAAACCCGCTCCTTGCCGACATCCGTTAAAGGCCAGAAACTCTCTTGAGAACTTTGGATTTGATCTCAAACGTACTGCTGAAGAGCTTCTTGATACTCCGATGCTTTGGGGTAGGGATGGAATGCTGCCCCCATATTACTTCTTTATAGCGGCGTTAATGTATTGA
- a CDS encoding IMP dehydrogenase, whose product MAKILEQVSHTFGEYLLIPGLTTKECTPENINLSTPLTKYSLGEKPKIQLNIPFVSAIMQSVSNDTLAIELARNGGISFIFGSQPIDQQAEMVRKVKKFKAGFVTSDSNLKPEQTLADVLALTKRTGHSTIAVTEDGSPKGKLLGIITSRDYRLSTTPLETKVSSFMTPFEKLTVGKIGITLSEANDIIWDHKLNTLPIIDDNQNLNFFVFRKDYDAHRKHPYELLDQDSKQLLVGAGINSRDYQERVPALVNAGVDVLCIDSSDGYSEWQEMTLRWVKENYPNIPIGAGNVVDQDGFKYLVAAGADFIKVGIGGGSICITREQKGIGRGQATSIMDVAKARDEYFQESGIYVPICSDGGIVHDYHMVLALAMGADFLMMGRYFARFDESPTKKLRMQGNYVKEYWGEGSNRAKNWQRYDSGSESEGMKFEEGVDSYVPYAGKMADNLISTLSKVKATMCSCGSTTLSHLRENAKITLVSSTSIVEGGAHDVILKE is encoded by the coding sequence ATGGCAAAAATTCTAGAGCAAGTTTCCCATACATTCGGGGAATATCTACTGATACCAGGACTAACCACCAAAGAGTGTACGCCTGAAAATATCAATCTGTCCACACCACTTACTAAGTATTCACTAGGGGAAAAGCCGAAGATTCAGCTAAATATCCCTTTCGTAAGTGCTATAATGCAGTCTGTATCTAATGATACACTGGCTATTGAGCTTGCTAGGAATGGGGGGATATCCTTCATTTTTGGATCTCAACCTATCGACCAACAGGCAGAAATGGTCCGTAAGGTCAAAAAGTTTAAGGCTGGTTTTGTGACTAGTGATTCTAATCTCAAACCAGAGCAAACATTAGCAGATGTATTAGCTCTAACAAAGAGGACCGGTCACTCTACCATCGCAGTGACAGAGGATGGTTCTCCAAAGGGTAAGCTACTTGGCATCATTACTAGTAGGGATTATAGATTAAGTACTACACCGCTTGAAACAAAAGTCTCGTCATTTATGACCCCTTTTGAGAAGTTGACCGTAGGAAAAATCGGGATAACCCTGAGTGAGGCGAATGATATTATTTGGGATCATAAGTTAAATACACTTCCTATCATCGATGATAATCAAAACCTTAATTTCTTCGTCTTCCGTAAGGACTATGATGCTCATCGCAAGCATCCTTATGAATTGCTAGACCAAGATTCTAAGCAGTTATTAGTAGGTGCTGGGATTAATTCTAGAGATTATCAGGAGCGTGTGCCAGCACTAGTTAATGCAGGAGTAGATGTTCTTTGTATTGATAGCTCTGATGGTTATTCAGAGTGGCAGGAAATGACACTAAGATGGGTTAAGGAGAATTATCCTAATATCCCAATCGGAGCTGGAAATGTGGTAGATCAAGATGGATTTAAGTACTTAGTAGCAGCTGGTGCTGACTTTATTAAGGTCGGTATCGGTGGTGGCTCTATCTGTATTACTCGTGAACAAAAGGGTATTGGTAGAGGTCAGGCTACATCTATTATGGATGTGGCAAAGGCTAGAGATGAATATTTCCAAGAGAGTGGGATATATGTACCTATCTGTTCAGACGGCGGAATCGTGCATGACTATCATATGGTATTGGCCTTGGCTATGGGTGCTGACTTCTTGATGATGGGACGTTACTTCGCTCGTTTTGACGAAAGCCCAACGAAGAAGTTGAGAATGCAGGGTAATTACGTCAAGGAATATTGGGGTGAAGGCTCTAACCGTGCTAAGAACTGGCAACGCTATGATAGTGGAAGTGAGTCTGAGGGGATGAAGTTCGAGGAAGGTGTGGATAGCTATGTGCCCTATGCTGGTAAGATGGCTGATAATCTTATTAGTACTCTAAGTAAGGTTAAGGCTACGATGTGTAGTTGCGGCTCCACTACTCTCAGTCATCTAAGAGAAAATGCTAAGATTACCTTAGTATCATCCACTTCTATTGTAGAAGGTGGTGCTCACGATGTGATTCTTAAGGAGTAA